Proteins encoded by one window of Lycium barbarum isolate Lr01 chromosome 11, ASM1917538v2, whole genome shotgun sequence:
- the LOC132619534 gene encoding S-type anion channel SLAH1-like: MSAPRGEGSCSFHCQENYNKLLNAHKEMVNNNNQVMNALKTYMIMKEGTLPEQFAGLFPPSSTTIWEKIKKWVEDLYLQDCSYRWFVCKIPEFKTEHLLFGKKDFFICDSERSIKIVHCKLKGCWCNPLLLVIILIIWKTLSEPSYDIHKFRNIFRLLPSTAFVLLWSLALFSLVSLSLLYLLRLHFHFDMVKSEFLHHVGVNYLFTPWISWLVLLQATPFFKPKEVYFLLLWLIFIIPIVALDIKLYGQWITKGKRFLSGVANPTSQLSVIGNLVGARAAAQMGWNECALFLFAIGMSHYLVLFVTLYQRLPGNSSIPAMLRPVFFLFLATPSMASLAWDSIYGKFDISSKMLFFLSLFLFLSLISRPALFKRSMRKFNVSWWAYSFPLTVMAIASTKYAQELKNTASHILMLLLSGLSVIVSLVLMIFTAFNSNSLLPGDDPMLCRPNNQRSSIV; encoded by the exons ATGAGTGCTCCAAGGGGTGAAGGTTCATGTTCGTTCCATTGCCAAGAGAACTATAACAAATTGTTGAATGCTCACAAAGAAATGGTGAATAATAACAATCAAGTAATGAATGCTTTGAAGACGTATATGATAATGAAAGAAGGGACGTTACCGGAACAATTTGCGGGATTATTTCCTCCTTCTTCTACTACG ATTTGggagaaaattaaaaaatgggTAGAGGACTTATACTTGCAGGACTGCAGCTACAGGTGGTTTGTGTGCAAAATTCCTGAATTTAAGACAGAACATTTGTTG TTTGGAAAAAAGGACTTCTTCATTTGTGATTCTGAAAGAAGCATAAAGATCGTACACTGCAAGCTTAAAGGATGTTGGTGTAATCCTCTATTACTTGTGATAATCTTAAT tatatggaaaacattaagtGAGCCATCGTATGATATTCATAAATTTAGAAATATTTTTCGGTTGCTTCCCTCTACAGCCTTCGTTCTTCTATGGTCTTTAGCTTTATTCTCATTAGTATCACTCTCTTTACTATATCTACTTCGTCTCCACTTTCACTTTGACATGGTTAAAAGTGAATTCTTGCACCATGTTGGAGTAAATTACCTTTTCACCCCATGGATTTCGTGGCTTGTTTTGCTTCAAGCCACCCCATTTTTCAAACCCAAAGAGGTCTATTTTCTTCTACTTTGGTTGATCTTTATTATACCTATAGTGGCACTGGACATCAAATTATATGGACAATGGATCACAAAGGGGAAGCGCTTTTTATCAGGAGTAGCGAATCCTACGAGTCAATTATCGGTTATTGGGAATTTGGTAGGAGCAAGGGCAGCTGCTCAAATGGGATGGAATGAGTGTGCACTTTTTTTGTTTGCAATTGGAATGTCACACTATTTAGTGCTTTTTGTGACACTTTATCAGAGGTTGCCAGGAAATAGTTCAATTCCAGCAATGCTAAGGCCAGTATTCTTCTTGTTCTTAGCTACTCCGAGCATGGCAAGCTTGGCATGGGATTCTATTTATGGAAAGTTcgatatttcatccaagatgcttTTCTTCCTCTCCCTCTTCCTTTTCCTTTCACTG ATATCGAGACCAGCGTTATTTAAGAGATCAATGAGGAAATTCAATGTATCATGGTGGGCATATTCATTCCCTTTAACAGTGATGGCAATTGCATCAACCAAATATGCTCAAGAATTGAAGAACACTGCTTCCCATATATTAATGCTGCTTCTTTCTGGATTATCAGTGATAGTATCACTTGTGTTAATGATTTTCACTGCGTTTAATTCCAATTCACTTCTACCAGGTGATGATCCAATGCTCTGCCGGCCTAACAATCAACGGTCATCAATTGTATAA
- the LOC132617857 gene encoding S-type anion channel SLAH1-like → MEMHSKETQSLPHTLCLTQKNTTTTISHKNHFSSILTRFHAGYFRISLSLCGQALLWKTLSEPSDDIHKFRNIFRLLPSTAFILLWSLALFSLVSISLLYLLRVLFNFDMVKSEFLHHVGVNYLFAPWISWLVLLQATPFFKPTEAYFLLLWWIFVVPIVALDIKIYGQWITKGKRFLSGVANPTSQLSVIGNLVGARAAAQMGWNECALFLFAIGMSHYLVLFVTLYQRLPGSSSISAMLRPVFFLFLAAPSMASLAWDSIYGKFDSLSKMLFFLSLFLFLSLISRPALFKRSMRKFNVSWWAYSFPLTVMAIASTKYAQEMKNTASHILMLLLSGLSVIVSLVLMIFTAFNSNSLLPNERWG, encoded by the exons ATGGAAATGCATAGCAAAGAGACACAATCCTTGCCCCATACTCTGTGCCTAACACAGAaaaatactactactactatatCACATAAGAACCATTTTTCATCAATATTAACTAGATTTCATGCTGGTTATTTTAGAATAAGCCTTTCTTTATGCGGCCAAGCATTATTATGGAAAACATTAAGTGAGCCATCGGATGATATTCATAAGTTTAGAAATATTTTTCGGTTGCTTCCCTCTACAGCCTTTATTCTTCTTTGGTCCTTAGCCTTATTTTCATTAGTATCAATCTCTTTACTATATCTACTTCGTGTCCTTTTTAACTTTGACATGGTTAAAAGCGAATTCTTGCACCATGTTGGAGTGAATTACCTTTTCGCCCCGTGGATTTCTTGGCTTGTCTTGCTTCAAGCAACCCCGTTTTTCAAACCCACAGAGGCTTATTTTCTTCTACTTTGGTGGATCTTTGTTGTACCTATAGTGGCACTGGATATTAAGATATATGGACAATGGATCACAAAGGGGAAGCGCTTTTTATCAGGAGTGGCAAATCCCACGAGCCAATTATCGGTTATTGGGAATTTGGTGGGAGCAAGGGCAGCTGCTCAAATGGGATGGAATGAGTGTGCACTTTTTTTGTTTGCAATTGGAATGTCACACTATTTAGTGCTTTTTGTGACACTTTATCAGAGGTTGCCAGGAAGTAGTTCAATTTCGGCAATGCTAAGGCCGGTGTTCTTCTTGTTCTTAGCTGCTCCAAGCATGGCTAGCTTGGCATGGGATTCTATTTACGGAAAGTTCGATTCTTTATCCAAGATGCTCTTCTTCCTCTCCCTTTTCCTCTTCCTCTCACTG ATATCAAGACCAGCATTATTTAAGAGATCAATGAGGAAATTCAATGTATCATGGTGGGCATATTCATTCCCTTTAACAGTGATGGCAATTGCATCAACCAAATATGCTCAAGAAATGAAGAACACTGCTTCACACATATTAATGTTGCTTCTTTCTGGACTATCAGTGATAGTATCACTTGTGTTAATGATTTTCACTGCGTTTAATTCCAATTCACTTTTACCGAACGAACGATGGGGATGA